One region of Eretmochelys imbricata isolate rEreImb1 chromosome 2, rEreImb1.hap1, whole genome shotgun sequence genomic DNA includes:
- the LOC144260853 gene encoding uncharacterized protein LOC144260853 codes for MPRKRKHCQRAAPPQLAAVTATGTPVVARAGSGCRMQLSRRTRSPAYFPFSFLPVDCQLHVFSFLSEVEKCTAALVCEAWSKLIRTPRLWRVADFMRLGAFQSGMDLVLVSAREFERWKEWVHQYAYHLSSRSASLLVLRASFDLGDQKTKWADFLSRFLDTVHCGELQELELNWTLTHLEPPDFYPPGTCSMTQVSLTKMDQISNFQTLLEKFIQRSPKLTRMKLPFDWSAYSVAMLTQFQQLHTLELKYFWSFKGVCPEIMQDLTKALPNLKTLILHVLVPVKDLGISYSLESRSLEYLDVSQSRGLVFCHLDLPSLRVLRIKKTVRGIILNRRTRLSLQSRWSCLYSLLRSGTPNLRVFNNQVLLPHWREQTYKELNALLLQSCYCVQHSDTWLL; via the coding sequence ATGCCTCGGAAAAGGAAACATTGTCAGCGTGCAGCCCCCCCTCAGCTGGCTGCGGTCACTGCCACGGGAACCCCAGTCGTGGCCAGGGCGGGCTCAGGGTGCCGCATGCAGCTGAGTCGCAGGACTAGGAGTCCAGCCTACTTTCCCTTCAGCTTCCTGCCAGTGGACTGTCAGCTCCatgtcttctctttcctttccgAGGTGGAGAAGTGCACAGCTGCCCTGGTTTGTGAAGCCTGGAGCAAGCTGATCCGCACCCCCAGGCTCTGGAGGGTGGCTGACTTCATGAGACTGGGGGCCTTCCAATCAGGCATGGATTTGGTGCTGGTTTCTGCCAGAGAATTTGAGAGATGGAAAGAGTGGGTCCACCAGTATGCCTATCACCTGAGCTCTCGCAGTGCTAGCCTGTTAGTCCTCAGGGCCAGCTTTGATTTGGGTGACCAGAAGACCAAATGGGCTGACTTCCTTTCACGCTTCTTGGACACTGTCcactgtggggagctgcaggagctggagctcAACTGGACCTTGACTCACTTGGAACCCCCAGACTTCTACCCGCCAGGCACCTGCAGTATGACTCAGGTCAgcctgaccaaaatggaccagaTCAGCAACTTCCAGACCCTTCTGGAGAAGTTTATCCAGAGATCTCCAAAGCTCACCAGGATGAAGCTGCCCTTTGACTGGTCTGCATACTCAGTTGCCATGCTGACCCAGTTCCAGCAGCTTCACACCTTAGAGTTGAAATACTTCTGGAGCTTCAAAGGGGTTTGCCCAGAGATCATGCAAGATCTCACCAAAGCCCTACCCAACCTCAAAACTCTCATCCTTCATGTGCTGGTGCCAGTCAAAGACTTGGGCATCTCCTATTCTCTGGAATCCAGATCCCTGGAGTACTTGGACGTGTCCCAGAGCCGTGGCCTCGTGTTCTGTCACCTCGACCTGCCCTCCCTGAGAGTGCTGAGGATCAAGAAGACGGTTCGGGGCATCATCCTGAACCGGAGGACGAGGCTGTCTCTTCAGAGCCGCTGGTCCTGTCTGTACAGCCTGTTACGGAGTGGCACGCCCAACCTTCGGGTGTTCAACAACCAGGTGTTGCTGCCGCACTGGCGGGAGCAGACATACAAGGAGCTGAATGCCTTGCTGCTGCAATCATGCTACTGTGTTCAGCACTCGGACACGTGGTTACTGTAA